From the genome of Penaeus chinensis breed Huanghai No. 1 chromosome 37, ASM1920278v2, whole genome shotgun sequence, one region includes:
- the LOC125045219 gene encoding uncharacterized protein LOC125045219 isoform X1 → MAYVNVAEWSPDQVSEWLKGLDDVILPYIHYFVNNQVDGKRLLQLSHDELPSLHVTKIGHQEIILQGVELLRNIHYHLHQENVQYLALRLSSKARSIYNELRALSASSRGGGGSAGEEEDGEEEEDGTGGDRASDKKKQERVSTAVIAGVADVLSSVKGVVSWLNRQPFEGVEQYDNLKSNLVELSIRLATIAQRDMFAENQATVILQSCLKLANISDKIIQECNDPLIIQPASLDIATIKKKADDEWGVMLQSSYHGVHQVSGVRALSPAHQCGKLQEGDELVQVSYQTVVGWAPHKVAAIMQECPVEVILTVKKRPCHSNTVTQIYFKPFRLPSKKRTYSPWATSVMTSPRDDLKSIPNLQLPVSVGKSLQRTESKESRPRSLTPPPAHNTPPPRPLSSLSNDARNTTSDSEAEDSDLEDDPFFSDSDVGGSSPISARLYHPKPRAPVQRRATIPGATTRPSFSFDKLLQDVRWHRGGRSPDGPIPSDPDLRATAGVEQRAARPHTCIGTEKKDRVTGGSEVAVVKEEGAEGDGQTVGSIKNGALETFSTSEARESSSQEQSKETGEEKRVVNVIPLPPRKPTGQGITPTVLEPHSQHDHGDGKTVGGKEAMAGTSLSPGQKAKPANLSSQLKVPDKTLKAGQELKLDISTRQRRVSEDRPKLDKSHSTPAYDMEEENTLQGVASPALTPLEKSPANQASSPRFFNTDSKSALAVSGGDTPPRVSREGHSKGQSSQASRGSQPKPTTIISSATTNIGDGSTQHYKSQVIFPMSAASHGTAQSTTHGVGRPEGTNGDDKRGGNDADGGRKPACGSGAGGAGGGGDPWNESRGSGSAGTGAGGGIEKQQEVRAGALANPEPPAVVLRETRSSSPSVWRRGILVADQGSRRISCRELGQGDHQGWLLRRRDNKGFLLPHRWERRWFILKKNYLYGYRDREAVRADSLIYLPGFHVCPAPDVKSKKLAFKIYHSSGATFYFACETAEERSRWMSQMGLSAISSGSQGRHQQHTHQQNVGDDVYYSETDEEMEERASPSRRSPQSPQSRISPTKELSSSLWRGGSASPARGPHVRSQPLSSITSTLGSAKGQGLKFLQSSRDTLNQPVPTASYRSYRRVSESGNRSTSTGDLRGGARTELAGTPQADASNVTDASAARRVTRKNSLRDRLRQLPASLTLERRRQVTSRNGQPAQQHQHQHQHQHQHQHQQQYQNHQNQQQQPKPKILPKPKDSRDEVEYEVMHPPEGVLKKVSLSMGQEAGQDVYVSIVEQRVQDVIAGSTEATHRQYPHYMLPTRASSHHMPARPSSVDLDTRASPSRSPSRSGNGRWSGTPPPSGRSSPSKLDLSGRRGSVGGESPLRPKSPRRGSLDCLASSRPRALSPPISPLHTPTRSSHGSTSSLLASEEYREGSPEKLWISSLRSDHSRQKPICRASPEKKDGRTRSGSGEVPASDRLKQTALYHPLQMRNRVDPMKATFELSLDPHTSQIYTSDLTNLSPTGSKPYILGEVAEAKVTVVSPKRQLREPLRMQSTPRPEVPPRTKFLSPSERTLPSGPVLSTSASTLPPPSSSGLSASSSTRSTSSLPSYPSPQVLASPERQSLGQGGLSLGAGQMRTSKQVPNLTIRAHSEETDALRTPLKPAMGVSMIGKQRRTPGILSPRDVFFSSPPSSPTTPFSPSIPPLMCASSNTSIGTQAIPITTHQYSSIVKAKTGKLRQQKILPHYPGMEYPPVFEPGSYSLCGSPPEPPIYQVPGTPTTVVPEHQAVNVNVAGGTYLPEVESSDGSEGSHSLQTENREVKTQLNIYVPSFVSSGNESSSHPNLAISSTSGTRSHQNLYVSSPSVLRSHQNLYVTSPSGSISHQNVYVSAPSRSSVQQGSEVTVPHRPVTIGFSGPGCSSYQNVFVTSVSGSGVSKERQKLVSSVNLAEEEDAVAVVRVANSLSRPQGPPRLLLPGPPETPPSDNEADLTTSSTQTEA, encoded by the exons ATGGCTTACGTCAACGTCGCGGAATGGAGTCCTGACCAAGTATCGGAGTGGCTAAAGG GCTTGGATGACGTGATCCTTCCATACATCCATTACTTTGTCAATAACCAAGTAGATGGGAAAAGACTTCTGCAGTTGAGCCATGACGAGCTACCTTCACTCCATGTCACCAAGATCGGACACCAAGAAATAATTTTGCAAGGAGTGGAATTGCTAAGAAATATT CATTACCACTTACACCAGGAAAATGTACAGTACTTAGCTCTCCGCTTGAGTTCCAAAGCTCGCAGCATCTACAATGAGCTTCGTGCACTGTCTGCCTCAtctagagggggcggggggagtgcaggagaggaggaggatggggaagaagaagaggatggaacgGGAGGGGACCGTGCTAGTGACAAAAAGAAGCAGGAGAGGGTTTCAACAGCTGTCATTGCAGGTGTTGCAGATGTTTTGTCATCTGTCAAAGGAGTTGTGTCATGGCTGAACAG GCAACCCTTTGAGGGTGTTGAACAGTATGATAACCTGAAGAGCAACCTGGTGGAGCTGAGCATCAGGCTCGCCACTATTGCACAGCGTGACATGTTTGCAGAGAATCAGGCCACAGTCATTCTTCAATCATGCCTCAAGCTGGCAAATATTTCTGATAAGATTATACAG GAGTGCAATGATCCCCTTATCATCCAGCCAGCATCCTTGGACATTGCCACAATTAAGAAGAAAGCAGATGATGAATGG gGAGTGATGCTGCAGTCATCTTATCATGGGGTCCACCAGGTATCAGGGGTGCGTGCACTCAGCCCTGCACATCAGTGCGGCAAGTTGCAGGAAGGGGATGAGTTGGTGCAGGTCAGCTACCAGACTGTG GTTGGCTGGGCTCCCCACAAAGTGGCAGCAATCATGCAGGAGTGTCCTGTGGAGGTGATTCTCACAGTGAAAAAGAGGCCTTGCCACTCAAATACAGTGACTCAGATCTACTTCAAGCCCTTCCGTCTGCCTAGCAAAAAGAGGACTTACTCCCCCTGGGCAACCTCAGTCATGACATCACCCAGGGATGACCTCAAGAGCATTCCCAACCTTCAGCTCCcagt gtCTGTTGGCAAGTCACTACAGCGCACAGAGTCCAAGGAGTCACGGCCAAGGTCCCTCACACCCCCACCTGCACACAACACTCCCCCACCACGACCTCTGTCCTCACTTAG CAATGATGCACGGAATACGACATCGGATAGCGAGGCAGAAGACTCTGACCTGGAGGATGACCCATTCTTCTCAGACAGTGATGTTGGTGGCTCGTCCCCCATCAGTGCACGACTATACCACCCCAAGCCACGGGCACCAGTCCAGAGGCGAGCAACCATTCCCGGTGCAACAACAAGACCTTCCTTCAGCTTTGATAAG TTATTGCAAGATGTGAGATGGCATCGAGGTGGCCGCAGTCCTGATGGGCCAATTCCCTCTGACCCCGACCTTCGTGCAACAGCAGGGGTAGAGCAGCGTGCTGCACGCCCCCATACTTGCATTGGTACTGAGAAGAAAGACCGAGTGACAGGAGGTAGTGAAGTGGCTGTGGTTAAGGAAGAAGGTGCAGAGGGAGATGGACAGACTGTAGGATCTATCAAGAATGGTGCCCTGGAAACCTTTTCTACCAGTGAAGCCAGAGAAAGCTCCAGCCAGGAACAGTCAAAGGAGACTGGTGAGGAGAAGCGTGTTGTGAATGTGATTCCTTTACCACCAAGAAAGCCCACAGGACAGGGTATCACTCCCACTGTGTTGGAGCCACACTCCCAGCATGACCATGGTGATGGCAAAACAGTTGGTGGGAAGGAAGCTATGGCTGGGACCTCCCTGTCACCAGGGCAAAAGGCCAAACCAGCAAATCTCTCCTCACAGCTCAAAGTGCCTGACAAGACCTTGAAAGCTGGCCAGGAACTCAAGCTGGACATCTCGACTAGACAGCGGAGAGTCTCAGAGGATAGGCCGAAGCTTGACAAAAGCCACAGCACACCAGCATATGATATGGAAGAGGAGAACACATTGCAAGGGGTGGCTTCACCTGCACTCACACCACTTGAGAAGTCCCCAGCAAACCAGGCTTCATCACCCAGGTTCTTCAATACAGACTCAAAATCAGCACTTG CAGTTAGTGGAGGCGACACACCCCCTCGGGTTTCCCGTGAAGGGCATTCCAAGGGGCAGTCTAGCCAGGCCTCACGGGGGTCGCAGCCCAAGCCTACTACAATCATATCCTCAGCAACCACAAACATAGGTGATGGTTCCACACAACACTACAAGTCGCAGGTTATCTTCCCCATGAGTGCAGCCTCACATGGCACTGCACAATCCACTACCCATGGTGTAGGCCGTCCAGAAGGTACCAACGGAGACGACAAGCGTGgtggtaatgatgctgatggtggtagGAAACCAGCCTGTGGCAGTGGTGCAGGGGGAGCTGGTGGTGGTGGCGACCCTTGGAATGAGTCGAGAGGTAGTGGTAGTGCGGGTACTGGTGCAGGTGGCGGGATAGAGAAGCAGCAGGAGGTGAGGGCAGGAGCCTTGGCTAACCCTGAGCCCCCAGCCGTTGTGCTTAGGGAGACACGGAGTAGTTCGCCCTCAGTCTGGCGTCGAGGAATCTTAGTGGCAGATCAGG GAAGTCGCCGCATCTCATGCCGAGAACTAGGCCAGGGTGACCACCAGGGGTGGCTGCTCCGTCGCAGAGATAACAAAGGCTTTCTCCTCCCACATCGCTGGGAACGCCGGTGGTTCATCTTAAAG AAAAACTACCTTTATGGCTACCGTGACAGGGAAGCTGTTAGAGCTGATTCCCTCATCTACCTCCCAGGTTTCCATGTGTGTCCTGCACCTGATGTTAAGTCCAAGAAACTTGCATTCAAGATCTATCATTCAA GTGGAGCTACATTCTACTTTGCCTGTGAAACTGCAGAAGAGCGCAGCCGCTGGATGAGCCAGATGGGGCTCTCGGCCATTTCCTCAGGGTCCCAAGGCCGCCATCAACAGCATACCCACCAGCAGAATG TAGGTGATGATGTATACTACAGTGAGACtgatgaagaaatggaagaacgGGCTTCCCCTTCACGGCGGTCTCCACAGTCGCCACAGTCGAG AATATCCCCAACCAAAGAGTTGAGCAGCTCCCTTTGGCGGGGGGGTTCGGCCAGTCCGGCCAGGGGGCCCCACGTGCGCTCTCAGCCCCTCAGCTCCATCACCTCCACACTGGGCTCAGCCAAAGGTCAGGGACTCAAGTTCCTTCAGTCATCACGTGATACACTCAACCAACCTGTGCCTACTGCATCCTATAGGAGCTACAG acgagtgagtgagagtggcaACAGGAGCACTTCAACGGGTGACCTCCGTGGCGGTGCCCGAACAGAGCTGGCAGGGACACCACAGGCTGATGCTTCAAATGTAACAGATGCCAGTGCTGCTCGTAGGGTCACCCGCAAGAATAGCCTACGTGACCGCTTGCGGCAGCTGCCGGCATCTCTGACTTTGGAGCGACGCCGGCAAGTTACAAGCAGAAATGGTCAGCCTGCACAacagcaccagcaccagcaccagcaccagcaccagcaccaacaccaacaacagtacCAAAACCATCAAAACCAACAGCAACAGCCAAAGCCAAAAATCCTACCCAAGCCCAAGGACAGCAGAGACGAAGTGGAGTATGAAGTGATGCATCCACCTGAGGGTGTGCTGAAGAAGGTGAGTCTCTCCATGGGGCAAGAGGCTGGCCAGGATGTGTATGTGTCCATTGTGGAGCAGCGAGTGCAGGACGTGATTGCTGGATCAACAGAAGCCACACACCGCCAATACCCACACTATATGCTGCCTACACGTGCTAGCAGCCACCACATGCCAGCCAGGCCCTCCTCAGTAGACCTGGATACACGTGCCAGCCCTAGCAGGAGCCCCAGCAGGAGTGGCAATGGACGCTGGAGTGGCACACCGCCCCCAAGTGGTCGCTCCAGCCCTTCCAAACTGGACTTGAGTGGCAGGCGAGGCAGTGTTGGGGGGGAGTCTCCCCTACGACCCAAATCACCAAGAAGAGGTTCCTTAGATTGCCTGGCCTCTTCTCGGCCAAGAGCTCTCTCGCCACCAATATCCcctctacacacacccacacgcagctCACATGGATCAACCAGCAGTTTACTGGCCTCAGAGGAATATCGTGAAGGCTCTCCAGAAAAACTTTGGATCAGCTCACTACGGTCTGACCACTCTCGACAGAAGCCAATATGCCGTGCATCCCCAGAGAAAAAGGATGGGAGAACCCGGTCCGGCTCAGGAGAAGTTCCAGCCTCTGACCGCCTGAAACAGACTGCACTCTACCATCCCCTTCAGATGCGCAACAGGGTGGACCCCATGAAGGCTACTTTTGAGTTGAGCTTAGATCCTCACACATCACAGATTTACACCAGCGATTTGACAAACTTAAGCCCCACAGGTAGTAAGCCTTATATCCTAGGAGAAGTTGCTGAAGCGAAGGTCACAGTTGTGTCTCCAAAAAGGCAGCTAAGGGAGCCCCTAAGGATGCAGTCCACTCCTCGCCCAGAGGTACCACCCAGGACCAAGTTTCTGTCACCCAGTGAGCGCACTCTCCCCTCTGGTCCAGTTCTCTCTACCAGTGCCTCTACACTACCTCCACCTTCATCCTCTGGTCTCAGTGCCTCATCCTCCACCAGGTCAACATCCTCACTGCCAAGCTATCCCTCCCCTCAGGTCTTAGCATCACCTGAGAGACAGAGTCTAGGCCAGGGGGGGTTGAGCCTTGGGGCAGGCCAGATGAGGACTTCCAAGCAAGTTCCAAACCTCACCATTCGCGCACACAGTGAGGAGACTGATGCTCTCAGAACACCACTCAAG CCTGCTATGGGAGTCTCTATGATAGGCAAGCAGCGTAGAACTCCAGGCATCCTGTCACCCCGTGACGTTTTTTTCTCCTCACCTCCATCCTCGCCGACAACCCCCTTCTCGCCCAGTATTCCGCCACTAATGTGTGCATCATCTAACACCAGTATTGGGACGCAAGCCATACCAATCACAACTCACCAGTACAGCTCAATTGTGAAGGCAAAGACGGGCAAATTGCGGCAACAGAAG ATCCTTCCACACTACCCAGGCATGGAATACCCACCGGTCTTTGAACCAGGCTCCTATTCACTGTGTGGCAGTCCCCCTGAGCCACCCATCTACCAGGTCCCAGGAACACCTACAACTGTTGTTCCAGAGCATCAAgctgtgaatgtgaatgtggctGGTGGGACTTATCTTCCAGAGGTGGAATCCTCTGATGGAAGTGAGGGATCCCATTCCCTACAAACCGAGAACCGGGAGGTGAAGActcagttaaatatatatgtccCCAGTTTTGTAAGTTCAGGGAATGAATCAAGTTCACATCCAAATCTGGCAATATCTTCCACATCAGGTACAAGATCCCACCAAAACTTGTATGTAAGTTCACCCTCTGTGTTAAGGTCACATCAGAACTTGTATGTCACTTCACCATCAGGATCCATAAGTCACCAAAACGTGTATGTAAGTGCTCCTTCTCGGTCCAGTGTTCAGCAGGGCAGTGAAGTTACTGTGCCACACAGGCCAGTTACTATAGGCTTCTCCGGCCCTGGATGCAGTTCCTACCAGAATGTGTTTGTAACGAGTGTTAGTGGGTCTGGAGTAAGCAAAGAGAGGCAAAAGTTAGTGAGTAGTGTTAATCTTGCAGAGGAAGAGGATGCTGTGGCAGTGGTGAGGGTAGCCAATTCTTTGTCAAGGCCACAAGGTCCACCTAGATTGCTGCTTCCTGGACCTCCAGAGAC